Within Raineyella sp. W15-4, the genomic segment GTCGGAGAGCTTGTAGTAGGCGTCGACGACGGCGTGCTGGTCGATGACGTACTGCACGGCGACCGGGATCGTCACGAAGACGTTGTCCTTGGTCTTGGTCTCGATGTTGACCTCGAGCTGGCGCACCCGCAGCGAGATCGGCTTCGTCGTGGTCTCGATGAACGGGATCTTCATGTTGAGGCCGGCGCCGGCGACCTTCTGGAACTTGCCGAACCGCTCGACGAGCACGTTCTCCTGGGTGTGGACGGTGAAGAAGATGCTGGTCCGCAGGCCGCCGAAGAGCAGGCCGGCCACCACCAGCACCACGATGACGATGAGCAGGATCTCGAAGCCGGGCATGGGCGCCTTTCCGGTCGTGGGGATCCCGCAGGGACCGCCCAGAGTGATCGCCCTCACCCTATGGGATGACGGGGCCACTCGGGCCGGCGGCCCGGAACGCTCGCAACATGTTCGACACCCTGGCTCCGTACGCTCGGAACATGGACGTCGCGGTGATCGGGGCCACCGGTGCGGTGGGACGGCAGGTGTGCACCCAGCTGATCGAGCGCCGCGCGCTGCCCACCACCGCGCGACTCCAGCTGGTCGGTCGGCGCGGCGGCTCGTCAGCGGCGGCGACGCACGGCTACCGGGCCGACCTGATCGATGCGTACGACGAGATCGCGCCGCTGTTCGACGTGGCGCTGGATCCCGACGAGGTGGTCGCCGACGTCATCGTGGTGGCCTCCGGGGCGACGCTGGGCACGAAGCCGGGCCAACCGGTCGACCGGGCGGCGCTGGCGCGCGCCAATCACGCGATGTTCGCGGCGTACGCCGAGGCTCTGGCCGAGCACGGTTCGGGGGACGAGGTGGTCATCGTGGTCACCAACCCGGTCGAGCTGGGGGTGGCGACGATGGCCGCCCGGCTCGGCCGACACCGGGTGATCGGGATGGGCGCCTGGCTCGACACCCTGCGGTTCCGTCGGGAGATCGCCCACAGCCTGGGGGTGCGCCGCCAGCGGATCGGTGGGTTCATCGCCGGTCAGCACGGCGACGATGCGGTGCCGCTGTGGTCCTCGGTGCGGATCCGCGGGCTGGTCGAGGGGGAGCGGGACCGTACCGTCGCCGGGCTGCGCGCCGGCCGTGACCTGGCCGGTTTCCCGGCGGAGATCGCCGCGGCGCAGGCCGAGCTGCTCGCCCAGCAGGACAGCGGACGGGCGTTCGCGATGGTCGAGGCGTGGCCGCCGGACCTGCGGACGGTCACCCGGCCCTGGCTGACCCACCAGTCGGGTGCACGGACGGCCGTCGGGACCGCCAACGCCACGGTGGACCTGATCTCCGCCCTGGCGGACGGCCGCGAGATCGTGACCGCCGGGCAGGTCGCGCTGGCGGGGGAGACCCGGGTGGCAGGTCGGCCGGTGCACGGGGTGCTCGGTGTGCCCGTCGTGCTGGGACCGGAGGGGTGGGGCGAGGTGCTGCTCGGTGACCTGCCGCCCGACGAGGATGCCCTGCTGGCCGGTGCGGCCCGGCGGATCGCCGCGACGGTCGCGCCGTACGTTCCGGCGGGGCCGTACGTTCCGGAAGGGGAGTCGGATGAGTGAACCGGTGGCGGACCCGTCGGCGCCGCGGTCCTGGGTGGCGCTGGTCCAGTGCCTGGACCAGCCGGGGGCGTTGATGGCGCTCGCCTCGGTGTTCGCCGAGCGTGGCGTCAACTTCAGTTCCCTCGCCACCGGCGCGCTCGACGGGCGCCCGGGGACGATCGCCCTCACCTTCGACGCCTCCGAGCGTCGGTGCCAGCTGCTCCGCCGGGCCGCCGAACGCCTCACCGTCGTCCGGTCCCTGGTGCTGCGCCCCTTCGACGATCCCGGCGCCCGCGCCGCCGGAGTGGTCCGGATGCCGCCCGGGACGGCCTTCCGGCCACCGGACGATCTGGACGTGGTCTGGTCCGGCGATTCCGCGGCTGGCGAGCCGGTGCTGGTGGAGGGCACTCTGGCCGACGTGGCGGCGGTCGCGTCGGCGGCGCGGGAGGCGGGCGCGCTGACCATCGGCACGGTGGTCTCCGAGGTCCGCTGACCCGGGCATCACCGCCGTCGGTCGGCGGCCCGCAGGATCGCCTTGCGGATCTCGTTGGCCCACAGCACCACCGACGCCATCGCCGCGCACACCAGCCACTGCTGCAGGGTCAACGGGGCGGTGCTGAAGGCGGCCTGCAGGAACGGCACCTCCACCACGAGGACCTGCAGCACTGCCACCGCACCGATCGACGCCCACAGCCACCGGTTGGCGAAGAGCCGGTGGAAGGCCGACACGGTCTCCGAGCGCGAGCTCAGCGCGTTGAACAGCTGGGCGAACACCAGGGTGGTGAACGCCGCGGTCTGCGCCTCGACGTACGTGTGGCTGCCGGGCACCAGCCCGCCGGGCAGCCACAGGTCGATCGTCAGCAGGGTGACCAGGCCCATCACCGCCCCGACCAGCCCGATGCCGAGCCACATCCGCCGGTCGATCACCCGCTCGCGAGGGTCGCGCGGAGGGTCGGCCATCACGTCGTCGATCTGCGGATCCACCCCCATCGCCAGAGCGGGCGCCGAATCGGTCACCAGATTGATCCAGAGGATCTGGGTGGCGAGCAGCGGCAGTGCCAGCCCACCGGGCACCTCGTGGACCAGACCGAGGGGTGCGGCCAGCAGCACACCGAGGAAGATCGTGCAGACCTCGCCCATGTTGGAGCTCAGCAGGTAGCGCAGGAACTTCTTGATGTTGGCGAAGATCACCCGGCCCTGCTCGACGGCCTCCACGATGGTCGCGAAGTTGTCGTCGGCGAGGATCATCCGGGCCGCCTCCTTGGTGACCTCGGTGCCGGCCCGGCCCATCGCGATGCCGATATCGGCGGCCTTCAGCGCCGGGGCGTCGTTGACGCCGTCGCCGGTCATCGCCACGATCCGGCCGTCGTCCTGGAGCGCGTCGACGATCCGCAGCTTGTGCTCCGGGGCGACCCGGGCGTACACCGATACCTCGCGGGTCGCCGCCCGGAACTCCTCGTCGGTCAGCTCGTCCAACTGCCCGCCGCTGAGTGCCCGGCCGTCCGGGGAGATGATGCCGAGGTCGGCGCCGATCCGGGCCGCGGTGCTGGGGTGGTCGCCGGTGATCATGATCGTCCGGATCCCGGCCCGGTGCGCCTGCCGGATCGCCGCCTCCGCCTCGGGCCGTGGTGGGTCGATGATCGCGACCATCCCGACATAGGTGAGGTGCTCCTCGGCAGACTCGTCCAGGCTCTCGGCATCCGCCCAGCCGGTCGCCCCGTCCGGGATGGGCCCGGCGGCGGCCGCCTCCTCCGGCGCCGTTTCCTCCGGTGTCGGTGCCGAGGCTGCCGGCGCCTCGCGGTAGGCGACGCCGAGCGTCCGGTAGGCCTGCGAGGACAGTTCCTCGACCTGGTCGAGGATGTCTCGGCGGGTCGCCTCGTCCAGTGGACGCACCCGGTCGCCGATCAGGTGGCTGTCGCAGCGGTCCAGCAGCACGTCCGGGGCGCCCTTGCTCAGCAGCCGGGTCTGCCCGCGATGGCTGTGCAGGGTGGACATCATCTTCCGCTCGGAGGTGAACGGGACCTCGGCCAGCCGCTCGTACTCGCTGAGGTCGTGCTCGGGGCCCTCCAGCTTGCGCGCGGCGACGAGGAACGCCGCCTCGGTGGGATCGCCCTGGATCGACCATGCCCCGTCCTGTTCGGTCAGCTGGGCATCGTTGGCCAGCGATCCCTGCCGCAGCAACGTACGGGCCTCGGTCAGCAGTGGCCCGTCCGCCGCCGGCGTCCCGAGCGGGCGACCCTCGTGGCTGGCCTCACCCTCGGGCCGGTACCCGATGCCGGACAGCTCGACCGTGCCCGAGGCGGTCACCAGTCGCTGGATCGTCATCTCGTTGCGGGTCAGCGTGCCGGTCTTGTCCGAGCAGATCACCGACGCCGACCCGAGGGTCTCCACCGACGACAGCTGTTTGACGACGGCGCGGTGCCGGGCGAGCTGCTGGACCCCGATCGCCAGCACCACCGACAGGATCGCCGGGAGCCCCTCCGGCACGGCGGCCACCGCGAGGGACACACCGAGCAGCAGCACGTCGACCAGCGCGGCCGGGGTGCGGACGTCGTTGACCAGGACGATGGTCACCATCACCACGACGGCGATGCCGATGACGATCCGGCCGAGAGCGCGCGAGACGTGCGCGATCTCCCGGTCCAGCGGGGTCTCGGCATCCTCGGTGCGGTCGAGCAGCCCGGCGATGGCGCCCATCTCGGTGTCCATGCCGGTGGCGGTGACGACGGCCCGCCCGACACCGCGGGCGACCGCGGTGCCCTTGTAGGCCATGTTCAGCCGGTCGCCGAGCGGTACGGGGGCGGTCAGCACGGCCGGGTGCTTCTCGACCGCCTGGGACTCGCCGGTGAGGGAGGACTCCTGGATCCGCAGCGCGGCACCGGTGAGCAGCCGGGCGTCGGCGCCGACGGTGTCCCCCTCGGAGAGCAGCAAGACGTCCCCCGGGACCAGGTCGGCGGACGGCACCGTCTGCCGGCGTCCGTCCCGGAGCACCTCCGACCGGGCCGCGGTCATCGTCCGCAGCGCGGCGACCGCGTCCACCGCCCTGCGCTCCTGGACGAAGCCGATGACCGCGTTGACCAGCAGGATCGTGACGATGACCAGGGCGTCGACAGGGACGCCGGTGGCGCCCTCGACCAGCCAGGCGAGGACCGAGATCGCCACCGCCACCAGCAGCAGATAGACCAGCGGATCCTGGAACTGGCGCAGCAACCGGTGCCAGCCGGGTTCCGGCGGGGTGCTGCGCAGTTCGTTGGGGCCGTACGTCGCCAGCCGATCGGCGGCCTCGGCGTCGGACAACCCCTGCTCGGGGTCAACCCGCAGGGCGGCGGCGATCGCGGCGGCGGGCCGCAGCGTGGGATCGCCCAGTCGCGGTGCGGCCTCACCTGCGGGACGGGCGGAAACGGGACGGGCGTCCGTGGCCACGTCTTCAGGGTAACGGTGCGGCGGGTCGGGGTTTCGGCGTGGGGTGACGGTGCGGCGGTCGGGCGACGGCGCGGCGGATCGGTCCTCGGTCGCACAATGGGGCGATGGACGGGAACGAGCGGACGGACGGGACCGAGGGTCCGGTGGCCGACATCACCTGGTTGGGGACGCCGGAGGGACACCGGGCGATCGCCGAGGCCGGGGCGCTGCCGGACACTGAGGCCCCCGGTGCGGTGGCGCGGCTGCGGGCCCGGTACGGCGGACATGCCGCCGCCGCGCTCACCCAGGTCGCGCTGCGGCGGGCGGCCCGGGTGAAGTTCGGCGCGGACGCCGAACGCTGGCTCTACACCCGGGCCGGGCTGGAGCAGGCGACCCGGCCGGCCGTCGCTGCCCATCGCGCCGCCACGTACGCCGCCGCCGGGGCCCGCACGGTGCTCGACCTCGGCTGCGGCATCGGGACCGATGCCCGGGCCTTCCTCGACGCCGGTCTGGACGTCGTCGCGGTGGAGCTCGACCCGGTCACCGCCGCCGTGGCCGCGGCGAACCTCGCTCCCGCCGTCGCGGCCGGCCGGG encodes:
- a CDS encoding lactate/malate family dehydrogenase; its protein translation is MFDTLAPYARNMDVAVIGATGAVGRQVCTQLIERRALPTTARLQLVGRRGGSSAAATHGYRADLIDAYDEIAPLFDVALDPDEVVADVIVVASGATLGTKPGQPVDRAALARANHAMFAAYAEALAEHGSGDEVVIVVTNPVELGVATMAARLGRHRVIGMGAWLDTLRFRREIAHSLGVRRQRIGGFIAGQHGDDAVPLWSSVRIRGLVEGERDRTVAGLRAGRDLAGFPAEIAAAQAELLAQQDSGRAFAMVEAWPPDLRTVTRPWLTHQSGARTAVGTANATVDLISALADGREIVTAGQVALAGETRVAGRPVHGVLGVPVVLGPEGWGEVLLGDLPPDEDALLAGAARRIAATVAPYVPAGPYVPEGESDE
- a CDS encoding cation-translocating P-type ATPase; protein product: MATDARPVSARPAGEAAPRLGDPTLRPAAAIAAALRVDPEQGLSDAEAADRLATYGPNELRSTPPEPGWHRLLRQFQDPLVYLLLVAVAISVLAWLVEGATGVPVDALVIVTILLVNAVIGFVQERRAVDAVAALRTMTAARSEVLRDGRRQTVPSADLVPGDVLLLSEGDTVGADARLLTGAALRIQESSLTGESQAVEKHPAVLTAPVPLGDRLNMAYKGTAVARGVGRAVVTATGMDTEMGAIAGLLDRTEDAETPLDREIAHVSRALGRIVIGIAVVVMVTIVLVNDVRTPAALVDVLLLGVSLAVAAVPEGLPAILSVVLAIGVQQLARHRAVVKQLSSVETLGSASVICSDKTGTLTRNEMTIQRLVTASGTVELSGIGYRPEGEASHEGRPLGTPAADGPLLTEARTLLRQGSLANDAQLTEQDGAWSIQGDPTEAAFLVAARKLEGPEHDLSEYERLAEVPFTSERKMMSTLHSHRGQTRLLSKGAPDVLLDRCDSHLIGDRVRPLDEATRRDILDQVEELSSQAYRTLGVAYREAPAASAPTPEETAPEEAAAAGPIPDGATGWADAESLDESAEEHLTYVGMVAIIDPPRPEAEAAIRQAHRAGIRTIMITGDHPSTAARIGADLGIISPDGRALSGGQLDELTDEEFRAATREVSVYARVAPEHKLRIVDALQDDGRIVAMTGDGVNDAPALKAADIGIAMGRAGTEVTKEAARMILADDNFATIVEAVEQGRVIFANIKKFLRYLLSSNMGEVCTIFLGVLLAAPLGLVHEVPGGLALPLLATQILWINLVTDSAPALAMGVDPQIDDVMADPPRDPRERVIDRRMWLGIGLVGAVMGLVTLLTIDLWLPGGLVPGSHTYVEAQTAAFTTLVFAQLFNALSSRSETVSAFHRLFANRWLWASIGAVAVLQVLVVEVPFLQAAFSTAPLTLQQWLVCAAMASVVLWANEIRKAILRAADRRR